From Triticum aestivum cultivar Chinese Spring chromosome 4A, IWGSC CS RefSeq v2.1, whole genome shotgun sequence, a single genomic window includes:
- the LOC123082181 gene encoding uncharacterized protein, giving the protein MGCPRAVRACRSACVATVAICLLPVLLPLVLLWLPLLSFAVAVVRFRRRRRRMMMTRGGCCFHGGDRSPPPESEPDGHRVARLHKYLEDQMELVEEEAGGAMAAVLARNPWAA; this is encoded by the coding sequence ATGGGGTGCCCCCGCGCCGTGCGGGCGTGTCGATCGGCGTGTGTTGCGACCGTGGCGATCTGCCTCCTCCCGGTATTATTGCCGCTGGTGCTCCTCTGGCTGCCGCTTCTCtccttcgccgtcgccgtcgtccggTTCCGCCGCCGGCGGAGGAGAATGATGATGACTAGGGGCGGCTGCTGCTTTCACGGCGGTGATCGATCGCCTCCGCCAGAAAGTGAGCCGGATGGCCACCGGGTGGCGCGGCTGCACAAGTACCTCGAGGACCAGATGGAGCtagtggaggaggaggccgggggcgCCATGGCGGCCGTGCTTGCCAGAAATCCATGGGCAGCGTAA